A part of Solenopsis invicta isolate M01_SB chromosome 2, UNIL_Sinv_3.0, whole genome shotgun sequence genomic DNA contains:
- the LOC113005831 gene encoding uncharacterized protein LOC113005831 isoform X5 — MEEAQVHVQVKDNSIECILRPISYTSWFLGVGVARPRKDLENITIIIRIIHMAMCFFITIYNAKYFFTHTFLFGDRKIIMYTNFVNMMINYISAYYNIYHGIRHCKIRSWQKLMNDLEELDQNIRKKTSINDESIKFDDRCIKIVEALAIFMTFTFPSLWLIVQILLAYILPYQHEYFITQMLFYSILAQSLINSFVFDIVVYVLYRRFQTLNELIGTLHMLDVKEIVSKIRLIRKLHGDICKLAEMVNDMHSLHLLFCSANCFVTAVAALLNLYIILNSEKTLLLLMYPVLQIVYVMQFYLICWICTLACKEFKRTGSIIHKISLKCQPVRLDNHKASNQSNPEVRDSTEDSNGEQNSNCSSSHNQYDKNEDLKCVGIEVRDFSNQLQNQIAFNACDFFEINKTLFSGFVGYHCY; from the exons atggagGAGGCGCAAGTACATGTGCAAGTGAAAGACAACTCGATAGAGTGCATCTTACGTCCAATATCGTACACCTCCTGGTTCCTGGGTGTCGGTGTAGCACGTCCGCGAAAAGATCTTGAAAATATAacgataattatacgtataattcaTATGGCTATGTGTTTCTTTATCACGATATACAacgcaaaatatttcttcactCATACTTTTCTCTTTGGTGACAGAAAAATTATCATGTACACAAACTTTGTAAACATGATGATCAATTACATTTCagcttattataatatttatcacgGAATTAGGCATTGCAAGATTAGATCCTGGCAGAAACTGATGAATGATTTGGAAGAACTCGATCAAAACATCAGGAAAAAAACTTCCATAAATGACGAATCCATAAAATTTGATGACcgatgtataaaaattgttgaagcGCTAGCAATTTTCATGACGTTCACTTTCCCTTCTTTGTGGCTGATTGTTCAAATTCTGCTTGCTTACATCTTACCATATCAACACgagtattttataacacaaatGCTGTTTTACTCCATATTAGCGCAATCGTTGATCAACAGTTTTGTCTTCGACATTGTCGTCTATGTGTTGTATCGCAGATTTCAAACATTAAATGAGTTAATTGGCACGTTGCATATGTTAGATGTGAAGGAAATCGTGTCCAAGATTAGACTCATCAGAAAATTGCATGGCG ATATTTGTAAACTTGCTGAGATGGTAAATGATATGCATAGTCTTCATCTCCTTTTCTGCTCAGCAAATTGCTTCGTCACGGCTGTGGCTGCACTACTCAATCTTTACATTATCTTGAACTCTGAGAAAACTTTGTTACTGCTGATGTACCCAGTCTTACAAATTGTATATGTCATGCAATTCTACCTGATTTGTTGGATTTGCACTCTCGCGTGTAAAGAATTCAAAAGGACCGGGAGCATCAtacataaaatttcattgaaGTGCCAACCTGTAAGACTTGATAATCACAAGGCGAGTAATCAATCGAATCCAGAAGTGCGAGATTCCACTGAAGATTCGAACGGCGAGCAAAATTCTAATTGTAGCAGCAGTCACAACCAGTATGACAAAAATGAGGACCTAAAGTGTGTCGGAATTGAGGTCAGAGATTTTTCGAATCAACTGCAAAATCAAATAGCATTTAATGCTTgcgatttctttgaaataaacaaaacttTGTTCAGTGGT ttTGTCGGG TACCATTGCTACTAA
- the LOC113005831 gene encoding uncharacterized protein LOC113005831 isoform X1, producing MEEAQVHVQVKDNSIECILRPISYTSWFLGVGVARPRKDLENITIIIRIIHMAMCFFITIYNAKYFFTHTFLFGDRKIIMYTNFVNMMINYISAYYNIYHGIRHCKIRSWQKLMNDLEELDQNIRKKTSINDESIKFDDRCIKIVEALAIFMTFTFPSLWLIVQILLAYILPYQHEYFITQMLFYSILAQSLINSFVFDIVVYVLYRRFQTLNELIGTLHMLDVKEIVSKIRLIRKLHGDICKLAEMVNDMHSLHLLFCSANCFVTAVAALLNLYIILNSEKTLLLLMYPVLQIVYVMQFYLICWICTLACKEFKRTGSIIHKISLKCQPVRLDNHKASNQSNPEVRDSTEDSNGEQNSNCSSSHNQYDKNEDLKCVGIEKRNSSIPLKCFTVKPDNHEASNQSNPEVRRSTEDSNGEQNSNCSSSYNQYDKNEDLKCVGIEVRDFSNQLQNQIAFTACDFFEINKTLFSGFVGVSFTFLFIFIQFYSIK from the exons atggagGAGGCGCAAGTACATGTGCAAGTGAAAGACAACTCGATAGAGTGCATCTTACGTCCAATATCGTACACCTCCTGGTTCCTGGGTGTCGGTGTAGCACGTCCGCGAAAAGATCTTGAAAATATAacgataattatacgtataattcaTATGGCTATGTGTTTCTTTATCACGATATACAacgcaaaatatttcttcactCATACTTTTCTCTTTGGTGACAGAAAAATTATCATGTACACAAACTTTGTAAACATGATGATCAATTACATTTCagcttattataatatttatcacgGAATTAGGCATTGCAAGATTAGATCCTGGCAGAAACTGATGAATGATTTGGAAGAACTCGATCAAAACATCAGGAAAAAAACTTCCATAAATGACGAATCCATAAAATTTGATGACcgatgtataaaaattgttgaagcGCTAGCAATTTTCATGACGTTCACTTTCCCTTCTTTGTGGCTGATTGTTCAAATTCTGCTTGCTTACATCTTACCATATCAACACgagtattttataacacaaatGCTGTTTTACTCCATATTAGCGCAATCGTTGATCAACAGTTTTGTCTTCGACATTGTCGTCTATGTGTTGTATCGCAGATTTCAAACATTAAATGAGTTAATTGGCACGTTGCATATGTTAGATGTGAAGGAAATCGTGTCCAAGATTAGACTCATCAGAAAATTGCATGGCG ATATTTGTAAACTTGCTGAGATGGTAAATGATATGCATAGTCTTCATCTCCTTTTCTGCTCAGCAAATTGCTTCGTCACGGCTGTGGCTGCACTACTCAATCTTTACATTATCTTGAACTCTGAGAAAACTTTGTTACTGCTGATGTACCCAGTCTTACAAATTGTATATGTCATGCAATTCTACCTGATTTGTTGGATTTGCACTCTCGCGTGTAAAGAATTCAAAAGGACCGGGAGCATCAtacataaaatttcattgaaGTGCCAACCTGTAAGACTTGATAATCACAAGGCGAGTAATCAATCGAATCCAGAAGTGCGAGATTCCACTGAAGATTCGAACGGCGAGCAAAATTCTAATTGTAGCAGCAGTCACAACCAGTATGACAAAAATGAGGACCTAAAGTGTGTCGGAATTGAG AAGAGAAACTCTTCAATTCCATTGAAGTGCTTTACTGTAAAACCTGATAATCACGAGGCGAGTAATCAATCGAATCCAGAAGTGCGACGTTCCACAGAAGATTCAAACGGCGAGCAAAATTCTAATTGTAGCAGCAGTTACAACCAGTATGACAAAAATGAGGACCTAAAGTGTGTCGGAATTGAGGTCAGAGATTTTTCGAATCAACTGCAAAATCAAATAGCATTTACGGCTTgcgatttctttgaaataaacaaaacttTGTTCAGTGGT ttTGTCGGGGTGAGCTTCACTTTTCtatttatctttattcaattttattcaattaaataa
- the LOC113005831 gene encoding uncharacterized protein LOC113005831 isoform X3 has protein sequence MEEAQVHVQVKDNSIECILRPISYTSWFLGVGVARPRKDLENITIIIRIIHMAMCFFITIYNAKYFFTHTFLFGDRKIIMYTNFVNMMINYISAYYNIYHGIRHCKIRSWQKLMNDLEELDQNIRKKTSINDESIKFDDRCIKIVEALAIFMTFTFPSLWLIVQILLAYILPYQHEYFITQMLFYSILAQSLINSFVFDIVVYVLYRRFQTLNELIGTLHMLDVKEIVSKIRLIRKLHGANCFVTAVAALLNLYIILNSEKTLLLLMYPVLQIVYVMQFYLICWICTLACKEFKRTGSIIHKISLKCQPVRLDNHKASNQSNPEVRDSTEDSNGEQNSNCSSSHNQYDKNEDLKCVGIEKRNSSIPLKCFTVKPDNHEASNQSNPEVRRSTEDSNGEQNSNCSSSYNQYDKNEDLKCVGIEVRDFSNQLQNQIAFTACDFFEINKTLFSGFVGVSFTFLFIFIQFYSIK, from the exons atggagGAGGCGCAAGTACATGTGCAAGTGAAAGACAACTCGATAGAGTGCATCTTACGTCCAATATCGTACACCTCCTGGTTCCTGGGTGTCGGTGTAGCACGTCCGCGAAAAGATCTTGAAAATATAacgataattatacgtataattcaTATGGCTATGTGTTTCTTTATCACGATATACAacgcaaaatatttcttcactCATACTTTTCTCTTTGGTGACAGAAAAATTATCATGTACACAAACTTTGTAAACATGATGATCAATTACATTTCagcttattataatatttatcacgGAATTAGGCATTGCAAGATTAGATCCTGGCAGAAACTGATGAATGATTTGGAAGAACTCGATCAAAACATCAGGAAAAAAACTTCCATAAATGACGAATCCATAAAATTTGATGACcgatgtataaaaattgttgaagcGCTAGCAATTTTCATGACGTTCACTTTCCCTTCTTTGTGGCTGATTGTTCAAATTCTGCTTGCTTACATCTTACCATATCAACACgagtattttataacacaaatGCTGTTTTACTCCATATTAGCGCAATCGTTGATCAACAGTTTTGTCTTCGACATTGTCGTCTATGTGTTGTATCGCAGATTTCAAACATTAAATGAGTTAATTGGCACGTTGCATATGTTAGATGTGAAGGAAATCGTGTCCAAGATTAGACTCATCAGAAAATTGCATGGCG CAAATTGCTTCGTCACGGCTGTGGCTGCACTACTCAATCTTTACATTATCTTGAACTCTGAGAAAACTTTGTTACTGCTGATGTACCCAGTCTTACAAATTGTATATGTCATGCAATTCTACCTGATTTGTTGGATTTGCACTCTCGCGTGTAAAGAATTCAAAAGGACCGGGAGCATCAtacataaaatttcattgaaGTGCCAACCTGTAAGACTTGATAATCACAAGGCGAGTAATCAATCGAATCCAGAAGTGCGAGATTCCACTGAAGATTCGAACGGCGAGCAAAATTCTAATTGTAGCAGCAGTCACAACCAGTATGACAAAAATGAGGACCTAAAGTGTGTCGGAATTGAG AAGAGAAACTCTTCAATTCCATTGAAGTGCTTTACTGTAAAACCTGATAATCACGAGGCGAGTAATCAATCGAATCCAGAAGTGCGACGTTCCACAGAAGATTCAAACGGCGAGCAAAATTCTAATTGTAGCAGCAGTTACAACCAGTATGACAAAAATGAGGACCTAAAGTGTGTCGGAATTGAGGTCAGAGATTTTTCGAATCAACTGCAAAATCAAATAGCATTTACGGCTTgcgatttctttgaaataaacaaaacttTGTTCAGTGGT ttTGTCGGGGTGAGCTTCACTTTTCtatttatctttattcaattttattcaattaaataa
- the LOC113005831 gene encoding uncharacterized protein LOC113005831 isoform X4, which yields MEEAQVHVQVKDNSIECILRPISYTSWFLGVGVARPRKDLENITIIIRIIHMAMCFFITIYNAKYFFTHTFLFGDRKIIMYTNFVNMMINYISAYYNIYHGIRHCKIRSWQKLMNDLEELDQNIRKKTSINDESIKFDDRCIKIVEALAIFMTFTFPSLWLIVQILLAYILPYQHEYFITQMLFYSILAQSLINSFVFDIVVYVLYRRFQTLNELIGTLHMLDVKEIVSKIRLIRKLHGDICKLAEMVNDMHSLHLLFCSANCFVTAVAALLNLYIILNSEKTLLLLMYPVLQIVYVMQFYLICWICTLACKEFKRTGSIIHKISLKCQPVRLDNHKASNQSNPEVRDSTEDSNGEQNSNCSSSHNQYDKNEDLKCVGIEVRDFSNQLQNQIAFNACDFFEINKTLFSGFVGVSFTFLFIFIQFYSIK from the exons atggagGAGGCGCAAGTACATGTGCAAGTGAAAGACAACTCGATAGAGTGCATCTTACGTCCAATATCGTACACCTCCTGGTTCCTGGGTGTCGGTGTAGCACGTCCGCGAAAAGATCTTGAAAATATAacgataattatacgtataattcaTATGGCTATGTGTTTCTTTATCACGATATACAacgcaaaatatttcttcactCATACTTTTCTCTTTGGTGACAGAAAAATTATCATGTACACAAACTTTGTAAACATGATGATCAATTACATTTCagcttattataatatttatcacgGAATTAGGCATTGCAAGATTAGATCCTGGCAGAAACTGATGAATGATTTGGAAGAACTCGATCAAAACATCAGGAAAAAAACTTCCATAAATGACGAATCCATAAAATTTGATGACcgatgtataaaaattgttgaagcGCTAGCAATTTTCATGACGTTCACTTTCCCTTCTTTGTGGCTGATTGTTCAAATTCTGCTTGCTTACATCTTACCATATCAACACgagtattttataacacaaatGCTGTTTTACTCCATATTAGCGCAATCGTTGATCAACAGTTTTGTCTTCGACATTGTCGTCTATGTGTTGTATCGCAGATTTCAAACATTAAATGAGTTAATTGGCACGTTGCATATGTTAGATGTGAAGGAAATCGTGTCCAAGATTAGACTCATCAGAAAATTGCATGGCG ATATTTGTAAACTTGCTGAGATGGTAAATGATATGCATAGTCTTCATCTCCTTTTCTGCTCAGCAAATTGCTTCGTCACGGCTGTGGCTGCACTACTCAATCTTTACATTATCTTGAACTCTGAGAAAACTTTGTTACTGCTGATGTACCCAGTCTTACAAATTGTATATGTCATGCAATTCTACCTGATTTGTTGGATTTGCACTCTCGCGTGTAAAGAATTCAAAAGGACCGGGAGCATCAtacataaaatttcattgaaGTGCCAACCTGTAAGACTTGATAATCACAAGGCGAGTAATCAATCGAATCCAGAAGTGCGAGATTCCACTGAAGATTCGAACGGCGAGCAAAATTCTAATTGTAGCAGCAGTCACAACCAGTATGACAAAAATGAGGACCTAAAGTGTGTCGGAATTGAGGTCAGAGATTTTTCGAATCAACTGCAAAATCAAATAGCATTTAATGCTTgcgatttctttgaaataaacaaaacttTGTTCAGTGGT ttTGTCGGGGTGAGCTTCACTTTTCtatttatctttattcaattttattcaattaaataa
- the LOC113005831 gene encoding uncharacterized protein LOC113005831 isoform X2 — protein sequence MEEAQVHVQVKDNSIECILRPISYTSWFLGVGVARPRKDLENITIIIRIIHMAMCFFITIYNAKYFFTHTFLFGDRKIIMYTNFVNMMINYISAYYNIYHGIRHCKIRSWQKLMNDLEELDQNIRKKTSINDESIKFDDRCIKIVEALAIFMTFTFPSLWLIVQILLAYILPYQHEYFITQMLFYSILAQSLINSFVFDIVVYVLYRRFQTLNELIGTLHMLDVKEIVSKIRLIRKLHGDICKLAEMVNDMHSLHLLFCSANCFVTAVAALLNLYIILNSEKTLLLLMYPVLQIVYVMQFYLICWICTLACKEFKRTGSIIHKISLKCQPVRLDNHKASNQSNPEVRDSTEDSNGEQNSNCSSSHNQYDKNEDLKCVGIEKRNSSIPLKCFTVKPDNHEASNQSNPEVRRSTEDSNGEQNSNCSSSYNQYDKNEDLKCVGIEVRDFSNQLQNQIAFTACDFFEINKTLFSGFVGYHCY from the exons atggagGAGGCGCAAGTACATGTGCAAGTGAAAGACAACTCGATAGAGTGCATCTTACGTCCAATATCGTACACCTCCTGGTTCCTGGGTGTCGGTGTAGCACGTCCGCGAAAAGATCTTGAAAATATAacgataattatacgtataattcaTATGGCTATGTGTTTCTTTATCACGATATACAacgcaaaatatttcttcactCATACTTTTCTCTTTGGTGACAGAAAAATTATCATGTACACAAACTTTGTAAACATGATGATCAATTACATTTCagcttattataatatttatcacgGAATTAGGCATTGCAAGATTAGATCCTGGCAGAAACTGATGAATGATTTGGAAGAACTCGATCAAAACATCAGGAAAAAAACTTCCATAAATGACGAATCCATAAAATTTGATGACcgatgtataaaaattgttgaagcGCTAGCAATTTTCATGACGTTCACTTTCCCTTCTTTGTGGCTGATTGTTCAAATTCTGCTTGCTTACATCTTACCATATCAACACgagtattttataacacaaatGCTGTTTTACTCCATATTAGCGCAATCGTTGATCAACAGTTTTGTCTTCGACATTGTCGTCTATGTGTTGTATCGCAGATTTCAAACATTAAATGAGTTAATTGGCACGTTGCATATGTTAGATGTGAAGGAAATCGTGTCCAAGATTAGACTCATCAGAAAATTGCATGGCG ATATTTGTAAACTTGCTGAGATGGTAAATGATATGCATAGTCTTCATCTCCTTTTCTGCTCAGCAAATTGCTTCGTCACGGCTGTGGCTGCACTACTCAATCTTTACATTATCTTGAACTCTGAGAAAACTTTGTTACTGCTGATGTACCCAGTCTTACAAATTGTATATGTCATGCAATTCTACCTGATTTGTTGGATTTGCACTCTCGCGTGTAAAGAATTCAAAAGGACCGGGAGCATCAtacataaaatttcattgaaGTGCCAACCTGTAAGACTTGATAATCACAAGGCGAGTAATCAATCGAATCCAGAAGTGCGAGATTCCACTGAAGATTCGAACGGCGAGCAAAATTCTAATTGTAGCAGCAGTCACAACCAGTATGACAAAAATGAGGACCTAAAGTGTGTCGGAATTGAG AAGAGAAACTCTTCAATTCCATTGAAGTGCTTTACTGTAAAACCTGATAATCACGAGGCGAGTAATCAATCGAATCCAGAAGTGCGACGTTCCACAGAAGATTCAAACGGCGAGCAAAATTCTAATTGTAGCAGCAGTTACAACCAGTATGACAAAAATGAGGACCTAAAGTGTGTCGGAATTGAGGTCAGAGATTTTTCGAATCAACTGCAAAATCAAATAGCATTTACGGCTTgcgatttctttgaaataaacaaaacttTGTTCAGTGGT ttTGTCGGG TACCATTGCTACTAA
- the LOC105202596 gene encoding chymotrypsin-2: MTSNQASVADHTMVLRVLYFFSFLALSFSQNGILVLNETKAEKDETSYQVSLQNKNNSDHFCNGSILNENYIITAAHCVENKQAEDVRVVAGTINLNNSKSLHNVEEIIIHENYDPNDSWINDIALLKVTPSFENSTTIKTVELRLTNVENYDPAVVSGGGRLSRTSTNTNKLQRVDFYIANHSCYERQYQERFKIKVYQNKQVCAYNSSSEGNQDSGGP, from the exons ATGACTTCCAACCAAGCTTCAGTCGCTGATCATACAATGGTGTTGAGAGTCTTGTATTTCTTCAGTTTTCTGGCTCTGTCATTCTCTCAAA ATGGAATTCTTGTTTTGAATGAAACAAAAGCTGAAAAAGATGAAACTTCATATCag gtttccctacaaaacaaaaataattctgaTCACTTCTGTAACGGATCAATTCTGAATGAAAACTATATCATCACGGCAGCTCACTGCGTCGAAAA taAACAAGCCGAAGATGTAAGAGTAGTTGCTGGCACCATCAACCTAAATAATTCGAAATCATTACATAACGtcgaagaaataattatacacGAGAATTACGATCCAAATGATTCTTGGATTAATGATATAGCTTTATTAAAG gtAACACCTTCCTTCGAAAACTCTACAACTATCAAAACCGTTGAATTGCGATTAACAAATGTTGAGAATTATGATCCTGCTGTTGTGTCGGGAGGGGGAAGACTTTCG CGAACAAGCACAAACACTAATAAGTTACAACGAGTCGACTTTTATATCGCTAATCATTCTTGTTACGAGCGGCAGTACCAGGAGCGTTTTAAAATAAAGGTGTACCAAAATAAGCAAGTTTGTGCATACAATTCGTCAAGCGAAGGAAACCAG GACTCTGGCGGCCCATAA
- the LOC120356915 gene encoding uncharacterized protein LOC120356915 isoform X1, producing MILYMAFLNMMIYYISAYYYIYHGFRQCDDWQNLMNDLKKLDQNIRKETSTNQYINGRSINDRSIKIVEALAIFMTFTVPALWLIVQILLDYISSYEEHEYFITQMLSYCILAQSLINSFVFDIVVYVLYCRSQTLNELIGTLHKFHVQEIASKIRFIRKLHSDICKLAKMVNDMHGIHLLLCSANCFIMTVTALFNFYFTLNHEDKLLLLIHPVLQIIYTMQFYPICWICTLACKEFNRTGCIIHEIPLKCQPVNLDNHEASNQLSLEVRVSMEDSNSEQNSNCSSSHNQYDKNEDLKCVRNEVRDFSNQLQNRIAFRVCDFFEINKTLFSGFVGVSFTYLFIFVRFS from the exons ATGATCCTGTACATGGCTTTTCTAAACATGATGATATATTACATATCagcttattattatatttatcacggATTTAGGCAGTGCGACGACTGGCAGAACCTGATGAATGATTTGAAAAAACTTGATCAAAACATCAGAAAAGAAACATCCACAAACCAATACATAAATGGCCGATCTATAAATGACCgatctataaaaattgttgaagcGCTAGCAATTTTCATGACGTTCACTGTCCCTGCTTTGTGGCTGATAGTTCAAATTCTGCTTGATTATATCTCATCATATGAAGAACACgagtattttataacacaaatGCTGTCTTACTGTATATTAGCGCAGTCGTTGATCAACAGCTTTGTTTTCGACATTGTCGTCTATGTGTTGTATTGCAGATCTCAAacattaaatgaattaattggCACGTTGCATAAGTTCCATGTGCAGGAGATCGCGTCCAAGATTAGATTCATCAGAAAATTGCATAGCG ATATTTGTAAACTTGCTAAGATGGTAAATGATATGCACGGTATTCATCTCCTCTTATGCTCAGCAAATTGCTTCATCATGACAGTGACTGCACTATTCAATTTTTACTTTACCTTGAACCATGAGGACAAATTGTTACTGTTAATACATCcagttttacaaattatatataccATGCAATTCTACCCGATTTGTTGGATTTGCACACTCGCGTGTAAAGAATTCAATAGGACAGGGTGCATCATACATGAAATTCCATTGAAGTGCCAACCTGTAAATCTTGATAATCACGAGGCGAGTAATCAATTGAGTCTAGAAGTGCGAGTTTCCATGGAAGATTCAAACAGCGAGCAAAATTCTAATTGTAGCAGCAGTCACAACCAGTATGACAAAAATGAGGACCTAAAGTGTGTCAGAAATGAGGTCAGAGATTTTTCAAATCAACTGCAGAATCGAATAGCATTTAGGGTCTgcgatttctttgaaataaataaaactttgttcaGTGGG ttCGTCGGAGTGAGCTTCACTTATCTATTTAtctttgttcgattttcttaa
- the LOC120356915 gene encoding uncharacterized protein LOC120356915 isoform X2 yields the protein MILYMAFLNMMIYYISAYYYIYHGFRQCDDWQNLMNDLKKLDQNIRKETSTNQYINGRSINDRSIKIVEALAIFMTFTVPALWLIVQILLDYISSYEEHEYFITQMLSYCILAQSLINSFVFDIVVYVLYCRSQTLNELIGTLHKFHVQEIASKIRFIRKLHSDICKLAKMVNDMHGIHLLLCSANCFIMTVTALFNFYFTLNHEDKLLLLIHPVLQIIYTMQFYPICWICTLACKEFNRTGCIIHEIPLKCQPVNLDNHEASNQLSLEVRVSMEDSNSEQNSNCSSSHNQYDKNEDLKCVRNEVRDFSNQLQNRIAFRVCDFFEINKTLFSGENKLY from the exons ATGATCCTGTACATGGCTTTTCTAAACATGATGATATATTACATATCagcttattattatatttatcacggATTTAGGCAGTGCGACGACTGGCAGAACCTGATGAATGATTTGAAAAAACTTGATCAAAACATCAGAAAAGAAACATCCACAAACCAATACATAAATGGCCGATCTATAAATGACCgatctataaaaattgttgaagcGCTAGCAATTTTCATGACGTTCACTGTCCCTGCTTTGTGGCTGATAGTTCAAATTCTGCTTGATTATATCTCATCATATGAAGAACACgagtattttataacacaaatGCTGTCTTACTGTATATTAGCGCAGTCGTTGATCAACAGCTTTGTTTTCGACATTGTCGTCTATGTGTTGTATTGCAGATCTCAAacattaaatgaattaattggCACGTTGCATAAGTTCCATGTGCAGGAGATCGCGTCCAAGATTAGATTCATCAGAAAATTGCATAGCG ATATTTGTAAACTTGCTAAGATGGTAAATGATATGCACGGTATTCATCTCCTCTTATGCTCAGCAAATTGCTTCATCATGACAGTGACTGCACTATTCAATTTTTACTTTACCTTGAACCATGAGGACAAATTGTTACTGTTAATACATCcagttttacaaattatatataccATGCAATTCTACCCGATTTGTTGGATTTGCACACTCGCGTGTAAAGAATTCAATAGGACAGGGTGCATCATACATGAAATTCCATTGAAGTGCCAACCTGTAAATCTTGATAATCACGAGGCGAGTAATCAATTGAGTCTAGAAGTGCGAGTTTCCATGGAAGATTCAAACAGCGAGCAAAATTCTAATTGTAGCAGCAGTCACAACCAGTATGACAAAAATGAGGACCTAAAGTGTGTCAGAAATGAGGTCAGAGATTTTTCAAATCAACTGCAGAATCGAATAGCATTTAGGGTCTgcgatttctttgaaataaataaaactttgttcaGTGGG gaaaataaattgtactGA
- the LOC120356916 gene encoding trypsin zeta-like codes for MVSLQDKNNFHHFCGGSILNENYVITAAHCVEKRLALDLIVVAGTIDLNEPKSLHNVERKITHKLYNSIGLMI; via the exons ATG gttTCCCTAcaagacaaaaataattttcatcacTTCTGTGGCGGATCAATTCTGAatgaaaattatgtcatcacggcagcTCACTGCGTCGAAAA AAGGCTTGCCCTAGATCTAATAGTCGTTGCTGGCACCATCGACCTAAATGAACCGAAATCATTACATAACGTCGaaagaaaaattacacataaactCTACAACTCTATTGGATTAATGATATAG